TTTTTCACTAGCAGTGAAACAACACATACACAAGATAAAAATTTATAATACTGAACAGTAACCAATAATTTTTTAAAACAATATTTTAGGAATATTTACTCATAACTAATGTAGCATTTGTTCCTCCAAAACCAAAACTATTGGTCATAGCTGTTGTTAATTTACGGTAAATGGGCTTATTAATAACAATGTTCATGTTCTTTATATATGGATCTAAATGATCAATATTAATGCTTGGAGCAATAAAATTGTATTTTAACATTAATAAAGTAAAAATAATCTCATGAACTCCAGCAGCGCCTAACGAATGCCCGGTCATTGATTTAGTAGAAGAAAAAGTAGGATGTTGATCTCCAAAAATTTCACGAATTGCCCAAAGTTCTTTAATATCACCTATTTGGGTTGATGTACCATGCGTGTTGATATAATCTATTGGGCCAACAACATCTCTTAATGCCATTTTCATACATCGAACTGCTCCTTCTCCAGAAGGAGCAACCATATCACAGCCATCAGATGTAGCTCCATATCCAATAATCTCTGCGTAAATATGTGCATCACGATTTAATGCATGCGTTAATTCTTCTATTACAACTATTCCTCCTCCTCCTGCAATCACAAATCCGTCTCGATGAATATCGTAAGGACGAGACGCTTTTTCCGGCGTCATATTATACTTTGTAGATAGCGCTCCCATAGCGTCAAATTCACAAGCCATTTCCCAACATAACTCTTCTCCTCCTCCAGCAAAAATAATAGATTGTTTTCCTGATTGAATTAATTCAAGCGCATTTCCAATACAATGTGCAGATGTAGAACAAGCAGAGCTGATAGAATAACTAACTCCACGAATTTTAAAAGAAGTAGCCAAACATGCTGATACGCCCGAAGCCATAGATTTAGTAACCATATAAGGACCTACTCCCCTTAAACCACGTGAAAGCATCCCATTGGATCCAGATACTTGATTACGTGGCGAACCTCCTCCGGACCCAACAATCA
This region of Candidatus Blochmannia vicinus genomic DNA includes:
- the fabB gene encoding beta-ketoacyl-ACP synthase I, yielding MKRAVITGLGIISSIGNNQNEVLTSLKNGRSGVTFSKELEESGMRSHIWGGIKINTSGLIDRKISRFMSDASIYTYLSMEQAIIDSELPTSMVTNDQTGLIVGSGGGSPRNQVSGSNGMLSRGLRGVGPYMVTKSMASGVSACLATSFKIRGVSYSISSACSTSAHCIGNALELIQSGKQSIIFAGGGEELCWEMACEFDAMGALSTKYNMTPEKASRPYDIHRDGFVIAGGGGIVVIEELTHALNRDAHIYAEIIGYGATSDGCDMVAPSGEGAVRCMKMALRDVVGPIDYINTHGTSTQIGDIKELWAIREIFGDQHPTFSSTKSMTGHSLGAAGVHEIIFTLLMLKYNFIAPSINIDHLDPYIKNMNIVINKPIYRKLTTAMTNSFGFGGTNATLVMSKYS